The Anolis carolinensis isolate JA03-04 chromosome 1, rAnoCar3.1.pri, whole genome shotgun sequence genome window below encodes:
- the nanp gene encoding N-acylneuraminate-9-phosphatase, with protein MGLQGVKAVFFDLDNTLVDTAGAGRKAIQEVINVLQSKYHYDEREACMICDEFQAKLHKEYYDPSKMCITDLRIQHWEDAIQEVKGGTAKHNLAADCYFLWKTTRLQHLTLAEETQGMLSDLRKVVQLLLLTNGDTQTQREKIEACACQQYFNAIVVGGEHKEEKPAPSIFHHCCELLKVRPEDCVMVGDSLDTDIQGGLNAGLKATVWVNKAIAAPKPTSPIPHYIISSVHDFPELLHNKGDSKSESNKVADICNECEIPTEKSRTLVC; from the exons ATGGGGCTTCAGGGCGTCAAGGCGGTTTTCTTTGACCTGGACAACACCTTGGTCGATACTGCCGGTGCCGGCAGGAAAGCTATTCAGGAG GTGATAAATGTCTTACAGTCAAAGTATCACTATGATGAAAGAGAAGCCTGTATGATATGTGATGAATTCCAAGCCAAGCTTCACAAAGAATACTATGATCCTTCTAAAATGTGTATCACTGACCTCAGGATTCAACACTGGGAAGATGCTATACAAGAAGTCAAGGGAGGAACAGCCAAACATAATCTCGCTGCAGATTGTTATTTCCTTTGGAAAACCACTCGCCTGCAACATTTGACCTTGGCAGAGGAGACTCAAGGGATGCTCAGTGACCTCAGAAAGGTGGTCCAGTTGCTTCTGCTGACAAATGGGGACACACAGACACAAAGAGAAAAGATTGAAGCTTGTGCTTGCCAACAATATTTCAATGCCATTGTTGTAGGAGGAGAGCACAAAGAAGAGAAGCCGGCACCCTCTATATTTCACCACTGCTGTGAACTTCTTAAAGTTCGTCCTGAGGACTGTGTGATGGTGGGTGACTCTCTGGATACAGACATCCAAGGAGGCCTGAATGCTGGTTTGAAAGCGACAGTTTGGGTAAATAAAGCCATAGCAGCCCCAAAACCCACATCTCCAATCCCTCACTACATTATTTCTTCTGTACATGATTTCCCTGAGCTTTTACATAACAAAGGAGACAGTAAATCTGAAAGTAATAAGGTGGCTGATATTTGTAATGAGTGTGAAATTCCCACAGAAAAATCAAGGACGTTAGTCTGCTAG
- the rnf212 gene encoding probable E3 SUMO-protein ligase RNF212 isoform X3, whose translation MFSVSLASRKMSPDIQALFMGIDGLCTKYSKELTQITQFQEKHRQRLSAYYKGKITKLEGYLKRATQHIQQMQQQQHGGSSVEVDYMPASVRKVDTVAGPTRISLISPPHDGHMGSVSCRSSQLPGNSSCHMNSSGSIRSSPLRIPTNRTSYMSQFASSQDNRSHMPNAFGPRTAQHYPSSSLSAMTKHSVSFGSLLQRQHSGSGSVPGHSLQK comes from the exons ATGTTTTCTGTGAGCCTTGCCTCCAGAAAG ATGAGTCCAGATATCCAGGCACTGTTTATGGGAATAGATGGGTTGTGCACAAAGTACTCCAAAGAACTAACCCAA ATTACCCAATTCCAGGAAAAACACAGACAGCGACTATCAGCATATTACAAAGGAAAG ATTACAAAACTTGAAGGATATCTTAAGAGAGCAACACAACACATTCAGCAaatgcaacagcagcagca TGGTGGTTCATCAGTGGAAGTAGATTATATGCCAGCATCAGTCAGGAAA GTTGACACAGTGGCTGGACCGACAAGGATATCATTGATAAGCCCACCTCACGATGGACATATGG GTAGTGTTTCCTGCAGGAGTTCTCAATTGCCTGGAAACAGTTCATGCCACATGAATTCATCAGGGTCAATAAG GTCATCGCCGTTACGAATACCAACCAATAGGACTTCATATATGTCACAATTTGCATCATCACAAGATAATAGAAGTCACATGCCAAATGCTTTTGGCCCAAGAACTGCTCAGCACTATCCATCATCTTCGCTCTCAGCAATGACAAAACACTCAGTTAGTTTTGGCAGTCTTTTACAAAGACAACATTCAG GATCTGGTAGTGTTCCAGGACATtcattacaaaaataa
- the rnf212 gene encoding probable E3 SUMO-protein ligase RNF212 isoform X2: MAALVFCNACFQKPQGATLKFSLTSCGHVFCEPCLQKGKKDECLICRAPCRTILLSKKMSPDIQALFMGIDGLCTKYSKELTQITQFQEKHRQRLSAYYKGKVDTVAGPTRISLISPPHDGHMGSVSCRSSQLPGNSSCHMNSSGSIRSSPLRIPTNRTSYMSQFASSQDNRSHMPNAFGPRTAQHYPSSSLSAMTKHSVSFGSLLQRQHSGSGSVPGHSLQK, translated from the exons ATGGCCGCCCTCGTATTTTGCAACGCCTGCTTCCAGAAACCCCAGGGCGCCACTCTCAAGTTCAGCCTGACTAGTTGCGGCCATGTTTTCTGTGAGCCTTGCCTCCAGAAAG GTAAAAAAGATGAGTGTCTGATTTGTAGAGCTCCTTGTCGTACAATACTACTTTCGAAAAAG ATGAGTCCAGATATCCAGGCACTGTTTATGGGAATAGATGGGTTGTGCACAAAGTACTCCAAAGAACTAACCCAA ATTACCCAATTCCAGGAAAAACACAGACAGCGACTATCAGCATATTACAAAGGAAAG GTTGACACAGTGGCTGGACCGACAAGGATATCATTGATAAGCCCACCTCACGATGGACATATGG GTAGTGTTTCCTGCAGGAGTTCTCAATTGCCTGGAAACAGTTCATGCCACATGAATTCATCAGGGTCAATAAG GTCATCGCCGTTACGAATACCAACCAATAGGACTTCATATATGTCACAATTTGCATCATCACAAGATAATAGAAGTCACATGCCAAATGCTTTTGGCCCAAGAACTGCTCAGCACTATCCATCATCTTCGCTCTCAGCAATGACAAAACACTCAGTTAGTTTTGGCAGTCTTTTACAAAGACAACATTCAG GATCTGGTAGTGTTCCAGGACATtcattacaaaaataa
- the rnf212 gene encoding probable E3 SUMO-protein ligase RNF212 isoform X1, whose amino-acid sequence MAALVFCNACFQKPQGATLKFSLTSCGHVFCEPCLQKGKKDECLICRAPCRTILLSKKMSPDIQALFMGIDGLCTKYSKELTQITQFQEKHRQRLSAYYKGKITKLEGYLKRATQHIQQMQQQQHGGSSVEVDYMPASVRKVDTVAGPTRISLISPPHDGHMGSVSCRSSQLPGNSSCHMNSSGSIRSSPLRIPTNRTSYMSQFASSQDNRSHMPNAFGPRTAQHYPSSSLSAMTKHSVSFGSLLQRQHSGSGSVPGHSLQK is encoded by the exons ATGGCCGCCCTCGTATTTTGCAACGCCTGCTTCCAGAAACCCCAGGGCGCCACTCTCAAGTTCAGCCTGACTAGTTGCGGCCATGTTTTCTGTGAGCCTTGCCTCCAGAAAG GTAAAAAAGATGAGTGTCTGATTTGTAGAGCTCCTTGTCGTACAATACTACTTTCGAAAAAG ATGAGTCCAGATATCCAGGCACTGTTTATGGGAATAGATGGGTTGTGCACAAAGTACTCCAAAGAACTAACCCAA ATTACCCAATTCCAGGAAAAACACAGACAGCGACTATCAGCATATTACAAAGGAAAG ATTACAAAACTTGAAGGATATCTTAAGAGAGCAACACAACACATTCAGCAaatgcaacagcagcagca TGGTGGTTCATCAGTGGAAGTAGATTATATGCCAGCATCAGTCAGGAAA GTTGACACAGTGGCTGGACCGACAAGGATATCATTGATAAGCCCACCTCACGATGGACATATGG GTAGTGTTTCCTGCAGGAGTTCTCAATTGCCTGGAAACAGTTCATGCCACATGAATTCATCAGGGTCAATAAG GTCATCGCCGTTACGAATACCAACCAATAGGACTTCATATATGTCACAATTTGCATCATCACAAGATAATAGAAGTCACATGCCAAATGCTTTTGGCCCAAGAACTGCTCAGCACTATCCATCATCTTCGCTCTCAGCAATGACAAAACACTCAGTTAGTTTTGGCAGTCTTTTACAAAGACAACATTCAG GATCTGGTAGTGTTCCAGGACATtcattacaaaaataa